One Trueperaceae bacterium DNA segment encodes these proteins:
- a CDS encoding DUF58 domain-containing protein, whose product MLAGHTRALLDRYALASRALSRVGGERSSTESGQSVEFHDFRPYQPGDELRYVDWRVYARTGRLTTRLYQAERAVQLHLLLDTTRSMGQDGKLEHARTLVRLLSYVAQRDAPTQLHLLDGSATPRARGRRGMAATWAFLDAATLLAGEAQGPLSGLVSFARRLPAVRGRALVIFVSDLLEDAPIEPSLVALRSRRFDVGFLQLVSARELDPPAGRFELHDVETGARLDAGPEEAAAYRDEVRRHVRRVRAAIVRAGYRHQLLVTPEVDVGDEREAFGALVRSGVLVRR is encoded by the coding sequence GTGCTGGCGGGCCACACCCGAGCCCTCCTCGACCGCTACGCGCTCGCTTCGCGCGCGCTCTCGCGCGTGGGCGGCGAGCGCAGTTCCACGGAGAGCGGCCAGAGCGTGGAGTTCCACGACTTCAGGCCGTACCAACCCGGCGACGAGCTCCGCTACGTCGACTGGCGCGTGTACGCCCGCACCGGGCGGCTCACCACCCGCCTCTACCAGGCCGAGAGGGCCGTGCAGTTGCACCTGCTGCTCGACACCACGCGCAGCATGGGCCAAGACGGCAAGCTCGAGCACGCCCGCACCCTGGTGCGCCTCCTCTCCTACGTCGCTCAGCGCGACGCGCCCACCCAACTGCACCTGCTGGACGGGAGCGCCACGCCACGCGCCCGCGGGCGCCGCGGCATGGCGGCAACATGGGCCTTCCTCGACGCCGCGACCCTCCTGGCCGGGGAGGCGCAAGGTCCACTCAGCGGGCTCGTAAGCTTCGCCCGGCGCCTGCCCGCGGTGCGCGGTCGAGCGCTAGTGATCTTCGTCTCCGACCTCCTCGAGGACGCGCCCATCGAACCGAGCCTCGTGGCGTTGCGCTCGCGCAGGTTCGACGTCGGCTTCCTACAGCTCGTGTCCGCGCGCGAGCTCGACCCGCCGGCCGGCCGTTTCGAGTTGCACGACGTGGAGACGGGTGCCAGGCTCGACGCCGGCCCGGAGGAGGCCGCCGCCTACCGCGACGAGGTGCGTCGCCACGTCCGGCGCGTCCGGGCCGCCATAGTGCGCGCCGGCTACCGACACCAGCTGCTCGTCACGCCTGAGGTCGACGTGGGCGACGAGCGTGAGGCGTTCGGGGCGCTGGTGCGTTCGGGGGTCCTGGTGAGGCGGTAG